GAGGATCAGGTGCGAGATGCGCAACGATTCGGCATCGGGGTCCTCTCCCCAGAGCAAGATGAAATACGGGAGTGGGGGGCTTCCACCGCTCCCCTGCCACGCTCCTATGCCTCCTGGGTCGTGAATGACCTTGCATGGCGCGCCTCCAAGACCCGCATCGACTGAGGATTATGTCTAGCAACACTCGGGTGGACTTGGACTGGCTCGCACTCCAATTCCCGGACCTCACCAATCTCCAGGGGCTTGCAGCAGGAGGTCAAAAGCAGGTCTTCGCCGCGAGGCATGCCGCGGACGGCGAGGTCGTTCTGAAGCTTATGCACCCTGGAGCAGATCCGGCCCGAACGGAGAGGGAACTGGAGGCCGCGACGAAGGTCCAGGCTCCCCGGATGCCGCGCATCTTCGAGCGCGGGCAACTCACCGGCAACACCGGCATGATCGTCTGGTTTCGTGAGCAGCGGATCCCCGGCGAGACCTTGAGCGCCCGAATTCAAGCTAGCACGCTCTCGCACCACGAACTTCTTCGACTCGCGCTGCACGTCTCCGAGACCTTGGTCGCCGCGGAAGCAGTGGGCATCGTTCACCGCGACGTGAAACCCGCGAACATCATCTTGGACCCGCATGGTGAGTTCTGGCTCATCGACTTCGGTGTTGCCCGGC
The sequence above is a segment of the Acidobacteriota bacterium genome. Coding sequences within it:
- a CDS encoding serine/threonine protein kinase; the protein is MSSNTRVDLDWLALQFPDLTNLQGLAAGGQKQVFAARHAADGEVVLKLMHPGADPARTERELEAATKVQAPRMPRIFERGQLTGNTGMIVWFREQRIPGETLSARIQASTLSHHELLRLALHVSETLVAAEAVGIVHRDVKPANIILDPHGEFWLIDFGVARHLDLESLTATAAPGGCGTIGYAPAEQCRNDKPNIDARADLFALGVTLYEAATGRNPHVEGARDRFEVIRRASTQQLPRLGGPLPADFADLVATLAQPNLVHRCQTAQEAHDWIKDLCDREGVQ